A segment of the Ferviditalea candida genome:
AAAAAATCAGCCCTACGATTAAGAAGGATCGGTGCAAATAGTTGTGTCCTTTTCGAGGAGGATATGGCAATGCGTGTCTCAACCAAGATGACGAACGGAGTGGCGAGATTGATGTCATCAAATCGGAGGAGTATCCGAGATAGTTAAGCATCAACGAAAAGTTGAATGCTCCTGGCTCATGTATGGTCAAACATCATAGCGGTCCGATCAAAGAATAGGTACAAATGGAATTTGTGGAGGGATGATCATGTCATTTCAGGAGAAAGGTCCGTGGTTCATGGGCCGGTTGTTCGAAGGGGAAGTGGATGGCTATTTTGTTCAGGCGCAGGTATTTTCGGAACCATCCCCATACGGGATTGCCGAAGGGCGGATTAGCCGCCTGATTGTATACCCGGATCGTTCAGCCGGATTCCACCGCAATCTGGCCAACTACGACCGGGGATGGGATGGCGGTCCGCCGAACGATACCCGTATCCGTACGGTGGTGGAGAAAACGGTGCGGCATTTTGACGGGAAAAACGTCGACTGGTCGTTCGAGGCGCGGCGATAAAAAAGAAGCCGTGACTTGCGCGAAACGACTTGCCATACTGAGTGCAGCAGAGGTAAGATCGACACACCTTTTGTAGAAGGGAGAAATGAGTGTGGACGGTGTACCTCCATGGTTGATCAAGGCATTCCGAAATCGCGTAGATGATCTAGGCCAACGTATGAATAGCCATCCAAGAAATAAGAAGGCATGGAAACAGGCTTCCGTGTTGTTTGAATTGCTCCAGAAGACCTTTTCCGGTGAACAGCGGCAAATGTTCAGCGAATGGGAGGATCACTTGGCGCTGCAGGAGTCCATAGAAAAAGAGGAGATGTACGTACGCGGATTTCTGGATGGATTTCACATGTATGCCTGTCTGGATGAATTGATTGGTCAGATGCCTATAAGCGAACGATTCGGAAAATCGGATAACCCCCATAATTGACGATTGTTGTTCTGCCCGCCAAGATTTTGGCGGGTATTTTTCTGCCTGGATAAGGAATCTGTAAAACGAATGAATGGAGATGAAAGGAGTAACGGAAATGCCGATTAAGGTGATGTGCTCGTGGGGCTTGGGAATGTGTTATGAAGGTGAAATCAACGGTTACCGCATTCATGCGCAGGTAATGGAACATCCATTCGCGCAAGGAATTGCTGAGGGACGGATTGTCCAATTTTATGTGAGCAAAACCGGCCTGTTCAGTCTTAGGGATTGCGAGCTTTCCTACAATCGGGAATGGGACAGTCCGCCTCCTTCTGGAGCGCTCCGTTCCGTCGTGGAGCAAGCCGTTCGGCAGATCGATGGCAAGCAAGTGGACTGGGATGATGAAAAGCGACGATATGAAGCAAGCTTGCGCGGATGAAGTTCGGTCATCATTACTGATGGTTGCGTTTTGTATGCTCATTATCTAAAACAATTCGACAGCGGAGGGAGGAACATCCGCCGGATTTATGATAACGGCATTCCAAGCTAATAATCGCGAAGGTACAGAAATGTGCCTTCTTTTTGTTTTCATGCAACTTTACGCTTGCACAGTTAAGAAAAGAGCCTCTCTGAAATGACAACACCCCACTTTTTCGTAGGAATGGGGTGACTATGGTTGTTTTGTAGATGTGTGAACGAGCGAGGAGGGGTTGTATGTCGTCATATACCGTCATTAGCCTTGGAGCCGGGGTACAAAGCACGACGATGTTGCTTATGGCGCTTCATGGAGAGTTTGACCGGATACCGGACTGCGCCATTTTTGCCGATACGGGGGCGGAGCCGGAGCGGGTGTATAGACATCTGGAATGGCTGGAAGAAGTGGCTGGTCGCCACCGTTTTTCGATTTATCGCGCCAAAGCTGGCAATTTGATGGAGGATCTTCGGCAGGCAGCATCCGGTCAACGAAACCGGATTGCAAATCCGCCATTTTATGTAAAAGGCGGGGTGTTGGAGAAGCCGGAAGCGATGGGAGCGCTCATGCGCAAATGCACCCGGGAGTATAAAATCGATTGCATAATCCGCGCCATCCGCGAGCGGCTTCTCGGACTTAGGCCACGTCAGCATGTGCTGAAAGGAACGCAGGTTGAACAATGGATCGGTATTTCGCTGGACGAAGCGATGCGAGTCAAGCCTTCGAGACACAAATATATTTTCAACCGCTGGCCGCTCATCGAAAAGGAGATGACCCGAGCGGACTGTCTGGAATGGCTGGCGAAGAACGGGTATCCGGAACCACCGAAATCCGCCTGCCTGTTCTGTCCATACCATTCGGACGCAGTATGGCAAGAGATCAAAATGCAAAGCCCGAAGGAATGGCAGCAAGTAGTCGAGTTAGATCGAGCAATCCGAACCAGCTTGCCGAAGGTCAGAGGACAGGTGTACTTGCATCGTTCGCTGCAACC
Coding sequences within it:
- a CDS encoding DUF7678 domain-containing protein is translated as MSFQEKGPWFMGRLFEGEVDGYFVQAQVFSEPSPYGIAEGRISRLIVYPDRSAGFHRNLANYDRGWDGGPPNDTRIRTVVEKTVRHFDGKNVDWSFEARR
- a CDS encoding DUF7678 domain-containing protein, yielding MPIKVMCSWGLGMCYEGEINGYRIHAQVMEHPFAQGIAEGRIVQFYVSKTGLFSLRDCELSYNREWDSPPPSGALRSVVEQAVRQIDGKQVDWDDEKRRYEASLRG